The Phaeacidiphilus oryzae TH49 region GCACGAGGCGGCCCACCGGGCCGCGGCGATCATCGCCGACCAGCCGGACCTCGCCGTGCAGACCACCGTCCGGGCCGTCTGGTACGCCCAGGAGATGGGCTACCGCCAGGCCCTGGACGTGGCCCGCACCCTCGTCCAGCTCGGCACCGGCGACGAGGCCCTGGCGGAGGGCCAGCGCCGGTTCGGCAGCGGCCGGCGCCCGCCCTGGACACTGCGCTGACACCCGGCCCCGCCCTCCCGCCGGGGCGCCGACCTCAGCCGACGCGACCGCAGTCCGACCCGCAGTCCGACCCGCAGTCCGACCCGCAGACCGACCCGCAGTCCGAGCCGCGGACCGGACCGCAGACCGACCCGCAGTCCGAGCCGCGGACCGGACCGCGGACCGACCCGCAGACCGATCCGAAAGGCGACCACCGCATGCGCATCGGAGAGACCGCCAACGACCGGGCCGCCGCCTGGGGCAAGCCCCTGGACGGGGTGCGGGTCCTCGCCCTGGAGCAGATGCAGGCCCTCCCGTACGCCACCCAGCTGCTGGCCCGGCTGGGCGCGGACGTGGTGAAGGTCGAGCCGCCGCGGACCGGCGAGTCCGGGCGCGGCTCGCTGCCCGCGATGCTGGACCCGGAGGGCCGGAAGGTCGGGATCACCTTCACCCGCAACAACTTCGGCAAGCGCAGCATCGGCGTCGACCTCAAGCGGCCCGAGGGGCGGGACCTCGTCCTGCGCCTGGCCCCCCGCTTCGACGTGGTCGCCGAGAACTTCAAGCCCGGCACCGCCGACCGCCTCGGGCTCGGCTACGCCGACATCGCGGCGGTCCACCCCCGTGGGGTCTACCTCTCCGTCTCCGGCTTCGGCAACGGCGACTCCCCGTACCGGGGCTGGCCGGCCTACGCGCCGATCGCCGAGGCGATGGCCGGGCTCTACGACTTCAAACGGGACCCGGAGACCCCGCCGGTGGTCTCCCCGCTCGGCGCCCTCGGCGACACCGGTGCCGCGCTCTTCGCGGTGATCGGCGTCCTGGCGGCGCTGCGCCACCGGGAGCGGACGGGGGAGGGGCAGCACGTCGACATAGCGATGTACGACGCCATGGTCGCCTTCGGCGACGCCGGGCTGAACTACTGGTCGATGGGTCTGGAGCGGCCGGGGAACGCCCCCGGAATCAACCACTCCTTCCGCTGCGCGGACGGCTTCTTCATCCTCCAGTGCGGACGGCCGCACATGTTCGAGCGGCTGGCCCGGACGGTCGGCCGGCCGGACTGGACGGCGGATCCGCGGCTGGCCGGACCGCAGGACTGGTTCGACCGGCTGGAGGAGCTGATCCGGCCTGGGATCGAGGAGTGGGCAAGGGAGTTGACGGGACGTCAGGCCACTGCGGCGCTGGCCGCGGCGGGCGTGGCCGCTGGACCCGTGCAGTCCCCGGCGGCGGTCGCCGCCGACGAGCATGTGCGCCGGCGCGCCATGCTGGTCGAGTACGACCGCCCGGACGGGGTGGACCGCCCGATCCTCTCCCCGGGCAATCCGGTCAAGCTCTCCAGGATGACCGAGGGCCCGCTGCGCCGGATGCCCTGGCTCGGCGAGCACACCGCGACCGTGCTGCGCGAGGAACTCGACCTGGACGAGGCGGAGTTGCACCGGCTGGCCGAGTCCCTCACGATCGGCGGCCCGGGCGTGGCCGCCGACCGCCCCGGCGTGGCCGATGACCGCCCCGGCATACCCGACGGTCCCGGATCGCGCCTCAGTTGAAGGTCCAGTGGAGGACCACCATCAGGGCCACCACGCTGAGCATCGCGGCCAGCGCCAGCTGCGTCCCGGCGGAGCCGTAGTGCGGGAGACAGGCCCCGCAGAGGTTGAGGGTGGCATGGCACAGGACGGCCGGCAGCGCGCTGCCCACCCCCGCCCAGAGCCGGACGATCACCACCCTCGCCGCGACGGTGGAGACGAACCAGCCGAGCGTCCACGCCGCCGAGCGACCGGCCTCCGCCAGCGGCACCAGATGCCAGACCGCCCAGGCCACGCCGAGCAGCAGCGCGGTCGGCAGCAGGCCGATCCGCCGGCGCAGGCCCGGAGTCGCGTACCCGGTCCAGCCAGCCTCCTCGCAGCCGGCCGCGAGCACGAAGACCAGCGCCAGCAGCGGCAGTTGCCCCGGCCGCGCGGCCCCCGGGCCGGTGGCCTCGGGCGAGCCGGCCCAGCGGAGATACCCGTACGCCGCCACCGCCGCCGCCGGCACCACCAGCACGCTGACCGCGTACCAGCCGGCCGCCCGGGACGACCCCCAGCGGGGCCGGAAGACCTCCGCCAGCCAGCGGCCGCGGGACCCGCCGGGGAGCGGGCGCAGCACGATCAGCGCGGCCGCGAGAGGGCAGACGAACTGCAGGGCGCTCACCGGCAGGCCCATCGGCAGGCCCGCCGGGCGGGACACCGCCGCGCCCGCGACCCAGAAGGGCAGCGAGAGCAGCAGCACCCAGCAGAAGAAGCCGGGCAGCCCGCGCGGGCCCGGTGACCCGCGTTCCCCCCGCACCACCGGCGACGGCCGCATCGATTCGCATCCCCCTCGACTCGCCGTCAGCTTCCGTGGCCGTGGAGCGCCGTGTCAACAGGGGACGGAAGCGGGCGGGGGCGCGGACGGCGGCGCGCACCCGGGCGGGTTCAACCGCGCGGAAGCCCCAGGACGCGCTCGGCTATCACATTGAGTTGGATCTCCATGGTCCCGCCGCCGATCAGCCGGCTGGGAAGGAGCAGCTCGACACCGGCCGCGTCCACCGGCCCGCCGCCGCCCTCGAAGCCGCCGTCGCGGCCGTCGCGGCCGTCGCCGGGGCCGCCGTCGCCGGGGCCGCTGTCGCCGGGGCCGCCGCCGTAGCCCGCCGGCCGTACGGCCGCCTCGGGGCCGGCCAGCGCGAGGGCCGCCTCCGCGGCCTCGCGGTCGAGTTCGGCCGCCGCCACCTTGCTGAGGCTGGCCCCGGCACCGGGCTGCTGCCCGTCCAGGCGGCGCAGCGTCTCCCGCAGGTTGAGCGCGGCCAGCGCGCCCGCCCTGGCCTCGATCCGGCCGAGGGCGCGCAGTCCGGCCTCGCGGGCCGGGCCCCCGGCGTCGGCGACCAGCCGGCGGATCGGCTCGGTCAGTCCGCTGCTCATCGAGGAGCTGATGGTCAGCCGCTCGTTCCCGAGGGTGGTGAGGGAGGCCCGCCACCCGGCGCCCGGCTCGCCGACCAGGCAGTCGTCCGGTACGAACACGCCGTCCAGGAAGACCTCGTTGAAGCCGGACTCCCCGGTGGCCTGCCGCAGCGGGCGGACCTCGACCCCGGGGGCGGACATGTCCACCAGGAAGCAGCTCAG contains the following coding sequences:
- a CDS encoding CaiB/BaiF CoA transferase family protein → MRIGETANDRAAAWGKPLDGVRVLALEQMQALPYATQLLARLGADVVKVEPPRTGESGRGSLPAMLDPEGRKVGITFTRNNFGKRSIGVDLKRPEGRDLVLRLAPRFDVVAENFKPGTADRLGLGYADIAAVHPRGVYLSVSGFGNGDSPYRGWPAYAPIAEAMAGLYDFKRDPETPPVVSPLGALGDTGAALFAVIGVLAALRHRERTGEGQHVDIAMYDAMVAFGDAGLNYWSMGLERPGNAPGINHSFRCADGFFILQCGRPHMFERLARTVGRPDWTADPRLAGPQDWFDRLEELIRPGIEEWARELTGRQATAALAAAGVAAGPVQSPAAVAADEHVRRRAMLVEYDRPDGVDRPILSPGNPVKLSRMTEGPLRRMPWLGEHTATVLREELDLDEAELHRLAESLTIGGPGVAADRPGVADDRPGIPDGPGSRLS
- a CDS encoding CPBP family intramembrane glutamic endopeptidase, translated to MRPSPVVRGERGSPGPRGLPGFFCWVLLLSLPFWVAGAAVSRPAGLPMGLPVSALQFVCPLAAALIVLRPLPGGSRGRWLAEVFRPRWGSSRAAGWYAVSVLVVPAAAVAAYGYLRWAGSPEATGPGAARPGQLPLLALVFVLAAGCEEAGWTGYATPGLRRRIGLLPTALLLGVAWAVWHLVPLAEAGRSAAWTLGWFVSTVAARVVIVRLWAGVGSALPAVLCHATLNLCGACLPHYGSAGTQLALAAMLSVVALMVVLHWTFN